The Salvelinus fontinalis isolate EN_2023a chromosome 24, ASM2944872v1, whole genome shotgun sequence genome has a segment encoding these proteins:
- the LOC129822572 gene encoding LIM domain kinase 1-like isoform X3, protein MVSDLIFWGFCCLKLWKKDKKVAGEQKYHPECFTCLNCRAFIGDGDTYALVERSKLYCGLCYYRTIVTPVSLPDSPCARIPHTVTLVSIPASTDGRRGISVAINQPVSPNGYGPERTVRVSQVDSELISPDVKNSIHVGDRILEINGTPIRNVPLDEIDLLIQETSRLLQLTIEHDPHDQGGLEGETVGGPLTTPLSDGPSPILPITQPPHPDINNLRSRMITRSYSIDKSPCSSNAASPLSQRKDINRSESLRVVSNSRMHRIFRPSDLIHGEVLGKGCFGQAIKVTHRETGEVMVMKELIRFDDETQMTFLKEVKVMRCLEHPNVLKFIGVLYKDKRLNFIAEYIKGGTLREIIKKMDTNYPWNQRVSFAKDIAAGMSYLHSMNIIHRDLNSYNCLVRENNSVVVADFGLARLMVEDKIQDKSLLQKKPDRRKRYTVVGNPYWMAPEMIHGKSYDEKVDIFSFGIMLCEIIGRVNADPDYLPRAHDFGLNVTGFLEHFCPPDCPPAFFPMAALCCDLDAEKRPAFTKLEGWLENLKMHLEIRLPVVSELDTLHKAFWGNHTAPTMACTAMRSENGLPPHPETPE, encoded by the exons GTCGCAGGGGAACAGAAGTACCATCCAGAATGCTTCACCTGTCTGAACTGCAGAGCCTTCATTGGAGACGGAGACACCTATGCACTGGTGGAGAGGTCCAAACTATACTG TGGCCTCTGTTACTACCGGACCATCGTGACGCCGGTGTCCCTGCCAGACTCACCATGCGCCAGGATTCCCCACACGGTGACCCTGGTGTCCATCCCAGCCTCCACAGACGGGCGGAGAGGGATCTCAGTCGCCATCAACCAGCCTGTCAGCCCCAACGGCTACGGCCCCGAACGCACTGTCAGGGTATCACA GGTGGACTCTGAGTTGATCAGTCCAGATGTGAAGAACTCCATACATGTCGGAGACCGGATCCTGGAGATCAACGGAACACCCATCAGGAATGTTCCTCTCGATGAG ATTGACCTGCTCATCCAGGAGACCAGTCGTCTGCTCCAGCTGACCATAGAGCACGACCCCCACGACCAGGGGGGTTTAGAGGGTGAGACAGTGGGCGGACCCCTGACCACCCCCCTGTCTGACGGTCCAAGCCCCATCCTCCCCATCACTCAGCCCCCACACCCAGATATCAACAACCTGCGCTCACGCATGATCAC gcgAAGCTACAGTATTGATAAGTCTCCGTGCTCCAGTAACGCAGCATCCCCTCTCTCTCAGAGGAAGGACATTAACCGCTCCGAGTCACTGCGGGTTGTCTCCAACAGTCGAATGCACCGGATCTTCCGACCCTCAGACCTCATCCATGGAGAGGTGCTCGGAAAAGGCTGCTTTGGACAGGCCATCAAG GTgacccacagagagacaggggaggtgatGGTGATGAAGGAGCTGATTCGTTTTGATGACGAGACACAGATGACATTCCTAAAAGAG gtGAAGGTGATGCGTTGTCTGGAGCACCCGAACGTGCTGAAGTTCATCGGTGTCCTCTACAAAGATAAGAGACTCAACTTCATCGCAGAGTACATCAAAGGAGGAACCCTGAGGGAGATAATCAAGAAAATG GACACCAACTACCCATGGAACCAGAGAGTGAGCTTTGCTAAAGACATCGCTGCAGGAATG TCATATCTGCATTCCATGAACATAATCCACCGTGACCTGAACTCATACAACTGTCTTGTCAGAGAG aATAACAGTGTGGTGGTGGCAGACTTTGGGCTGGCTCGGCTGATGGTGGAAGACAAGATCCAGGACAAGAGTCTCCTGCAGAAGAAACCTGACCGCAGGAAGAGATACACTGTAGTGGGCAACCCCTACTGGATGGCCCCGGAGATGATCCAcg GGAAAAGCTATGATGAAAAGGTGGACATCTTTTCCTTCGGGATCATGCTTTGTGAG ATCATTGGTAGAGTGAATGCAGACCCAGACTACTTGCCCAGGGCCCATGACTTTGGGCTGAATGTGACAGGCTTCTTAGAGCACTTCTGTCCTCCAGACTGTCCCCCAGCCTTCTTCCCTATGGCTGCCCTCTGCTGTGACCTGGATGCTGAGAAACG CCCCGCCTTCACCAAGTTGGAGGGGTGGCTGGAGAACCTGAAGATGCACCTGGAGATCCGCCTGCCGGTGGTGTCCGAGCTCGACACGCTACACAAAGCGTTCTGGGGAAACCACACCGCCCCCACCATGGCTTGCACCGCCATGCGGTCCGAGAACGGCCTGCCCCCACACCCCGAGACTCCGGAGTAG